A single genomic interval of Streptomyces sp. 1222.5 harbors:
- a CDS encoding amino acid adenylation domain-containing protein, with the protein METQSSAAQATPAELKLYTHARIHPEDPAYNLAVAFRITGDLDLPRLRRVLGRLGAGIRALNTSFERHEGQVQAVHRPCRRSPEDLVPVTRLDGDGRRTVTDLLARQADTPLAPDAPRQFAFHLYRDDEAVYLTMFFSHLVADGYSHFNLVSEIARLYDDPDAELPDSVLDAPSTLVRPSPPTEQALAFFREQLAGMTALGDDRLQGRRGPDGILHGEERHLLLGTETSALVRQRAAELGCTPFTFFLAAYLVTYARCTGGRTPVVGVPFSNRRGPRQRAAFGYFVNTLPLVTDLTQYDTFADLCVSLEEKKTEMLRYQDFDLAAAARDVCPGALDGPLSADQAFTYYKQPLKVRLGDCTVQQLPLHRTAVKYPMSMNVEDHDSDFEIHAECSHRQWDRDPLAVMHHIVRLVAEAPERRITELPALDGPARQRLEALVNAHHAEDRDPALPASLADWFESVALAHPDRAAVVHDGATLTYRELNDRADRVARQVEAHAPGEYVGIAMRRSPQLIAAVLGVLKAGRAYVPLDPNSPAPRIHQILDSFPGGLPVIEDESRWPDAEGLSPLPAGDPARPEQTGPATRHPDDCAYVIFTSGSTGRPKGVRVTHRNVMRLLDAAQGDFRFGAEDTWSLFHSYAFDFSVWEIFGALLHGGRLVIVPEDTARSPEDFRRLLVRERVTVLNQTPSAFNQLLKVLRPTDADDLAVRHVVFGGEALRYAALRPWFDLMGERAQLVNMYGITETTVHVTRHEVTADQAETETASVIGRPLPHLTVRVVDEDGHACPPGVPGEILVGGAGVTLGYLGRPDLNDERFPVVDGHRVYRSGDLGLIRPDGTLVHLGRMDTQVQLRGFRIELGEIESAYLAVTGVVECTVRLDEREPEHPSLVAFVAGPDLPPDAKIRQEVRDRLPAYMVPARVVRAPALPLTVNGKVDDAALPWPLLTDQPTSPAPAAAGTTAATVHQVWSRVLHTTAFGPDDNFFDVGGTSLHIVEVHRLLQEELDVPGLEMLQLFTHTTVRRLAAHIESTRGTAHA; encoded by the coding sequence ATGGAAACACAGTCTTCTGCCGCGCAAGCCACACCCGCGGAACTCAAGCTGTACACACACGCCCGGATACATCCCGAGGACCCCGCCTACAACCTCGCGGTGGCGTTCCGGATCACCGGCGACCTGGACCTGCCGCGCCTGCGACGAGTCCTCGGCCGGCTCGGCGCCGGCATCCGCGCCCTCAACACCTCGTTCGAACGCCACGAGGGACAGGTCCAGGCCGTCCACCGCCCCTGCCGGCGCAGCCCCGAGGACCTCGTACCCGTCACACGACTCGACGGCGACGGCCGCCGCACGGTCACCGACCTGCTCGCCCGGCAGGCCGACACACCTCTCGCGCCGGACGCCCCACGCCAGTTCGCCTTCCACCTCTACCGCGACGACGAAGCGGTCTACCTGACGATGTTCTTCTCCCATCTCGTCGCCGACGGCTACAGCCATTTCAACCTCGTAAGCGAGATCGCCCGGCTCTACGACGATCCCGATGCCGAGCTTCCCGACTCCGTGCTGGACGCGCCGTCCACGCTGGTCCGGCCGAGCCCACCGACCGAGCAGGCACTCGCCTTCTTCCGCGAGCAACTGGCCGGCATGACCGCCCTGGGCGACGACCGCCTCCAAGGCCGCCGCGGCCCCGACGGCATCCTCCACGGCGAGGAACGTCACCTGCTGCTCGGCACCGAGACCAGTGCGCTGGTCCGGCAGCGGGCCGCGGAACTCGGCTGCACGCCGTTCACCTTCTTCCTCGCCGCGTACCTCGTCACCTACGCCCGGTGCACCGGCGGCCGGACCCCCGTGGTGGGTGTCCCCTTCTCCAACCGCCGCGGTCCGCGCCAGCGCGCCGCCTTCGGCTACTTCGTCAACACCCTGCCGCTCGTGACCGACCTGACGCAGTACGACACCTTCGCCGACCTGTGCGTGTCGCTGGAGGAGAAGAAGACCGAGATGCTGCGGTACCAGGACTTCGACCTGGCGGCCGCCGCCCGCGACGTCTGTCCCGGCGCCCTGGACGGCCCGTTGAGCGCCGACCAGGCCTTCACGTACTACAAGCAGCCGCTGAAGGTCCGACTGGGCGACTGCACGGTGCAGCAGCTTCCGCTGCACCGCACGGCCGTCAAGTACCCGATGTCCATGAACGTCGAGGACCACGACTCGGACTTCGAGATCCATGCCGAGTGCTCCCACCGGCAGTGGGACCGCGACCCCCTGGCGGTGATGCACCACATCGTGCGTCTGGTGGCCGAAGCCCCCGAACGTCGCATCACCGAGCTGCCCGCCCTGGACGGCCCCGCCCGGCAGCGGCTGGAGGCGCTGGTCAACGCGCACCACGCCGAGGACCGGGACCCAGCCCTTCCGGCGTCCCTGGCGGACTGGTTCGAGTCCGTCGCCCTCGCCCACCCCGATCGCGCCGCCGTGGTCCACGACGGCGCCACCCTCACCTACCGCGAACTGAACGACCGTGCCGACCGCGTCGCCAGGCAGGTGGAGGCACACGCCCCGGGCGAGTACGTCGGCATCGCGATGCGCCGGAGCCCGCAGCTCATCGCAGCCGTCCTCGGGGTGCTCAAGGCCGGCCGGGCCTACGTGCCGCTGGACCCCAACTCGCCCGCCCCGCGCATCCACCAGATTCTCGACAGCTTCCCCGGCGGACTGCCGGTGATCGAGGACGAGAGCCGCTGGCCCGACGCGGAAGGACTGTCCCCCCTCCCCGCCGGTGACCCGGCCCGCCCCGAACAGACCGGCCCCGCCACGAGGCACCCCGACGACTGCGCCTACGTCATCTTCACCTCCGGATCGACCGGCCGCCCCAAGGGGGTGCGCGTCACCCACCGGAACGTGATGCGCCTGCTGGACGCCGCGCAGGGCGACTTCCGATTCGGCGCCGAGGACACCTGGAGCCTGTTCCACTCCTACGCCTTCGACTTCTCCGTATGGGAGATCTTCGGCGCCCTCCTCCACGGCGGCCGCCTGGTCATCGTCCCGGAAGACACCGCCAGGTCCCCCGAGGACTTCCGGCGGCTGCTCGTCCGCGAGCGGGTCACCGTGCTCAACCAGACCCCGTCCGCCTTCAACCAGCTGCTGAAGGTGCTGCGCCCCACGGACGCCGACGACCTGGCGGTCCGGCACGTCGTCTTCGGCGGCGAAGCCCTGCGCTACGCCGCGCTCCGCCCCTGGTTCGACCTGATGGGCGAACGCGCACAGCTCGTCAACATGTACGGCATCACCGAGACCACGGTGCACGTCACCCGTCACGAGGTGACGGCCGACCAGGCCGAGACGGAGACCGCCTCGGTGATCGGCCGCCCGCTGCCCCACCTCACCGTCCGCGTGGTGGACGAGGACGGCCACGCCTGCCCGCCGGGGGTCCCCGGCGAGATCCTGGTCGGCGGGGCCGGCGTCACCCTCGGCTACCTGGGACGACCCGACCTGAACGACGAGCGGTTCCCGGTGGTCGACGGCCACCGCGTCTACCGCAGCGGAGACCTCGGCCTGATCCGGCCCGACGGCACGCTGGTCCACCTCGGACGGATGGACACGCAGGTACAGCTGCGTGGCTTCCGCATCGAGCTGGGCGAGATCGAGTCCGCCTACCTCGCCGTCACCGGCGTCGTGGAGTGCACCGTCCGACTGGACGAGCGCGAACCCGAACACCCGTCCCTCGTGGCCTTCGTGGCCGGCCCGGACCTGCCGCCCGACGCCAAGATCCGCCAGGAGGTGCGCGACCGGCTGCCCGCCTACATGGTGCCCGCCCGCGTCGTGCGGGCACCCGCCCTGCCCCTGACCGTCAACGGCAAGGTCGACGACGCGGCCCTGCCCTGGCCCCTCCTCACCGACCAGCCCACGAGCCCGGCCCCGGCAGCCGCGGGCACCACGGCCGCCACGGTGCACCAGGTGTGGAGCCGGGTGCTGCACACCACCGCCTTCGGTCCCGACGACAACTTCTTCGACGTCGGCGGCACCTCCCTGCACATCGTCGAGGTCCACCGCCTGCTCCAGGAGGAACTCGACGTTCCCGGGCTGGAGATGCTCCAGCTCTTCACCCACACCACCGTGCGCCGGCTCGCGGCGCACATCGAATCGACACGGGGGACAGCACATGCCTGA
- a CDS encoding NAD(P)H-dependent oxidoreductase, giving the protein MGTILVVCASPSARSTTRAALQRAVVPRLEHLGHDTGWLSVRDLPAAPLMAADPTAPALQRAAAALDSADGVVLGTPVYKASFSGLLKVFLDVLPRDALGGKAVLPLATGDSPLHGLALDFALLPVLNSMGARHVVPGCFLTTRELRADAATPSTLERAADRLHTAVRAAQVGV; this is encoded by the coding sequence ATGGGAACCATCCTCGTCGTCTGCGCGAGCCCGTCCGCCCGCTCCACCACCCGGGCGGCACTGCAGCGGGCCGTCGTGCCCCGGCTGGAACACCTGGGACACGACACGGGCTGGCTGTCCGTGCGGGACCTGCCCGCGGCACCCCTGATGGCGGCCGACCCCACCGCGCCGGCGCTGCAGCGGGCGGCAGCCGCGCTCGACTCCGCCGATGGGGTCGTCCTTGGCACTCCGGTCTACAAAGCGTCCTTCTCCGGCCTGTTGAAGGTCTTCCTGGACGTCCTGCCCCGGGACGCGCTGGGCGGGAAGGCAGTCCTGCCGCTGGCGACCGGCGACTCCCCCCTGCACGGGCTGGCGCTGGACTTCGCGCTGCTGCCGGTCCTGAACAGCATGGGGGCCCGTCACGTCGTCCCCGGATGCTTCCTCACCACCCGGGAGCTGAGAGCCGACGCAGCCACCCCGAGCACCCTGGAGCGGGCGGCGGACCGCCTGCACACGGCGGTCCGCGCCGCGCAGGTCGGCGTCTGA
- a CDS encoding helix-turn-helix domain-containing protein, with amino-acid sequence MHIGTDEGPSREREPSEGEPSRQETSAAELAEVLRERLDRLADGATAAVLEQLPSFSDCGQDRAELTATVRQFLRAGIDAVAESRTATTPAETEFARIYGARRAVQGIPSEELTLSFYVALRAVWIGFPWSSARGDFLTTLVGAMERSMLWLQNVVAAVGAGHQQALVGTWLDVSVLGQQLLNFLEDGSAPDADVRTVLDRLDMDSAGRFQAWVAPLPDDGTTGRLLHTRLQQQPGRCAVVHTHGHLVLLSQDTEAVAVENALSEAGAAIVGVGLSRQGAAGARRSLADARGALRAARHRPGVHRYADVWLFALAQDPAAGAEPLFETARATARAQPHLADAVRTFADHGFSIAAAARALHLHANTLTYRLERWRELTGLDCRDYMGLVTSRTAVELA; translated from the coding sequence ATGCACATAGGCACGGACGAGGGTCCCTCCCGGGAAAGGGAACCCTCGGAAGGGGAACCGAGTCGGCAGGAGACCTCGGCGGCGGAGCTGGCCGAGGTCCTCCGAGAACGCCTCGACCGGCTGGCCGACGGCGCCACGGCCGCGGTCCTGGAGCAGCTGCCCAGCTTCAGCGACTGCGGCCAGGACCGCGCCGAGCTCACCGCCACCGTACGGCAGTTCCTGCGCGCGGGGATCGACGCGGTGGCGGAGTCCCGTACGGCCACCACCCCGGCGGAGACGGAGTTCGCCCGGATCTACGGCGCCCGCCGGGCCGTGCAGGGCATCCCGTCCGAGGAGCTGACCCTCAGCTTCTACGTCGCCCTGCGCGCGGTGTGGATCGGGTTCCCCTGGAGCTCTGCCCGCGGCGACTTCCTCACCACTTTGGTGGGCGCGATGGAGCGTTCCATGCTGTGGCTGCAGAATGTCGTGGCCGCCGTGGGCGCGGGCCATCAGCAGGCGCTCGTCGGAACCTGGCTCGACGTCAGCGTGCTGGGACAGCAGCTGCTGAACTTCCTGGAGGACGGATCGGCACCCGATGCCGACGTGCGGACCGTACTGGACCGTCTGGACATGGACAGCGCGGGACGCTTCCAGGCCTGGGTCGCGCCGCTGCCCGACGACGGCACGACCGGCCGGCTCCTGCACACCCGCCTGCAACAGCAGCCCGGCCGCTGCGCCGTCGTCCACACCCACGGCCACCTGGTCCTGCTCAGTCAGGACACGGAGGCGGTCGCGGTCGAGAACGCCCTGTCGGAGGCCGGCGCGGCGATCGTCGGCGTGGGTCTGTCCAGGCAGGGGGCGGCGGGAGCCCGGCGCAGCCTCGCCGACGCCCGCGGTGCCCTGCGCGCCGCACGACACCGTCCGGGCGTCCACCGGTACGCCGACGTGTGGCTGTTCGCGCTGGCGCAGGACCCGGCGGCCGGTGCCGAGCCCCTGTTCGAGACCGCTCGCGCCACGGCGCGCGCGCAACCCCATTTGGCCGACGCGGTGCGTACCTTCGCCGACCACGGCTTCTCGATCGCCGCCGCGGCCCGCGCCCTGCACCTGCACGCCAACACGCTCACCTACCGACTGGAACGCTGGCGTGAACTGACCGGCCTCGACTGCCGCGACTACATGGGACTGGTCACCTCCCGTACGGCCGTCGAGCTCGCCTGA
- a CDS encoding thioesterase II family protein, whose protein sequence is MNSWLRTVKPVARVRARIVCLPCTAGSASVYRSWAPMLPRGVELTSVELPGHGTRVGTEPEERVERIVHHVSRELAPLALASPLVLFGHSTGALLAYETARRLCAEGAPPSLLVPAALCPADRLDRKANGVLAERPDRLRAHLGRLGQAPPGVAASPGLRTAELGAARAGLRILADAPAPGAPLDVPLIALAGRHDPLYPPPLMVPWKHLTRRWLGLRILHGDHFFPWQSDEVPRLLADMTLLASGSSTDTEWDGALVAD, encoded by the coding sequence GTGAACTCCTGGCTCCGCACCGTGAAGCCCGTCGCCCGCGTCCGCGCCCGGATCGTGTGTCTTCCCTGCACCGCGGGTTCAGCCTCCGTCTACCGCTCCTGGGCGCCGATGCTGCCCCGGGGGGTGGAACTCACCTCCGTCGAGCTGCCCGGCCACGGGACGCGGGTCGGAACGGAACCCGAGGAGCGCGTGGAGCGGATCGTCCACCACGTCAGCCGCGAGCTGGCCCCGCTGGCCCTCGCGTCGCCTCTCGTGCTGTTCGGGCACAGCACCGGCGCGCTCCTGGCCTACGAGACGGCCCGCCGCCTGTGCGCCGAGGGGGCACCCCCCTCCCTCCTGGTACCGGCCGCCCTGTGTCCCGCCGACCGACTGGACCGCAAGGCCAACGGCGTGCTCGCGGAGCGACCGGACCGGCTCAGGGCACACCTCGGCCGACTCGGCCAGGCCCCACCGGGCGTCGCGGCCTCACCCGGCCTGCGCACGGCGGAACTGGGAGCCGCCAGGGCGGGACTGCGAATCCTGGCCGACGCACCGGCCCCGGGAGCTCCGCTCGACGTACCACTGATCGCACTCGCGGGACGCCACGACCCCCTCTACCCGCCGCCGCTGATGGTCCCGTGGAAGCACCTCACCCGGCGCTGGCTGGGCCTGCGCATCCTGCACGGCGACCACTTCTTCCCCTGGCAGAGCGACGAGGTACCCCGGCTCCTGGCCGACATGACACTGCTCGCGTCGGGGAGCAGCACCGACACCGAATGGGACGGCGCCCTCGTCGCCGACTGA